A single Orcinus orca chromosome 2, mOrcOrc1.1, whole genome shotgun sequence DNA region contains:
- the CALM1 gene encoding calmodulin-1 produces the protein MADQLTEEQIAEFKEAFSLFDKDGDGTITTKELGTVMRSLGQNPTEAELQDMINEVDADGNGTIDFPEFLTMMARKMKDTDSEEEIREAFRVFDKDGNGYISAAELRHVMTNLGEKLTDEEVDEMIREADIDGDGQVNYEEFVQMMTAK, from the exons ATG gCTGATCAGCTGACCGAAGAACAGATTGCTG AATTCAAGGAAGCTTTCTCCCTATTTGACAAAGATGGCGATGGCACCATCACAACAAAGGAACTTGGAACTGTCATGAGGTCACTGGGTCAGAACCCAACAGAAGCCGAATTGCAGGATATGATCAACGAAGTGGACGCTGATG gCAATGGCACCATTGACTTCCCAGAATTTTTGACTATGATGGCTAGAAAAATGAAAGATACAGACAGTGAAGAAGAAATCCGCGAGGCATTCCGAGTCTTTGACAAG GATGGCAATGGTTACATCAGTGCTGCAGAGCTACGTCACGTCATGACAAACTTAGGAGAAAAACTAACAGATGAAGAAGTAGATGAAATGATCAGAGAAGCAGATATTGATGGAGATGGACAAGTCAACTACGAAG AATTCGTACAGATGATGACTGCAAAATGA